The Curtobacterium herbarum genome contains the following window.
CGTGAGCGGGATGCTGGCGATGCTCGCGGCGAACCCGATGACGAACTGCACGAGCAGCAGGATGCCGAACGTGCGCCAGAACGCGTGTCGGGTGAGCCGCCACGACTGCGCGGCGGCCGAGAAGACGCCGCGCCCCTCGAGCGCGATCGTCGGCACCGTGAACGCGAACCGGGTGAGCAGGAAGGCGAGCAGCACCACGAAGCCGAGGACCATGAGGAGGATCACCAGCACGTACCCGCCGGCCGACGTGTCCCCGGCGGCCAGGGCGGCGACGAACGCGATGACGACGACGACGAAGACGACCCCGACGACGATCCCGGCGGCGAGCTGCAGCAGGATCCAGCCGATGACCGACCACCGACGACCGGCGAGCAGGGACCACAGGCCGCGGAACGTGCCACGGCGTCCGAGCACCCGCTGCCCGGTGTCCACCGCGATCGGGGCGACGAGGAACCCGCGCGCCAGGTAGCTGACGAACGGCAGGCCGATCGACAGCACGGCGTAGAGGGTCACGGTGCCGGCGATGATGCTGTCGGAGTCCCCACGACCGCCACCGTCGACGACCGAGAACATGCGGTTCTGCAGGATCTGCTGGCCGATCGCCGACCCGAGGGTGGACAGCAGCCCGAGGACCCCGGAGAGCATGACGGCCCAGAGGAGCAGCACGCGGGCGTTGCGGCGGAAGACCGTGAAGGCGCCGGCGAGCACGTCCGCCAGGCCGAGCGGCCGCAGCGGGATCACCGGGCGGGACTCGGGCGGCAGTGGTGCCGGCCCACCGGCGGGCGGGACGGGGAAGCCGGGGGCGGGCGTGCCTCCCGGCTGTCCGACCGGGCCCCAGGCCGCCGGGTACTGCGGTGCCGCCGGGTACTGCGGTGCCTGCGGTCGCGGCGTCGCCGGCGGCTGCGGCCCGCTGCCCTGCTGCGGCCGGTTCGCCCCCGGGACCTGCCATCCGTCGTCGACCATCGAACCGCCCCCTCGCCTGGCCGCCACCGGAACGCGCGACCGTGTCCATCCTGTCGGAAAACCTGCGGCGACGGGCGCTCGACTATCGTGAGCGGAGAGCACCCGTCCCTGGGTGCCCCACCCTGCCCTCCGGAGTCCGCATCCCATGACACCGCGCATCCTCGTCGTCGACGACGACCAGGCCCTCGCCGAGATGATCGGCATCGTCCTCCGCTCGGAGGGCTACGAGCCCGACTTCAGCGCCGACGGCAACGACGCCGTCGAGGCCTTCCACGCCACGAAGCCGGACCTGGTGCTGCTCGACGTCATGCTGCCGGGCATCGACGGCATCGAGGTGTGCCGTCGCATCCGGGCCGAGAGCGGCACGCCGATCATCATGCTCACCGCGAAGGGCGACACCGCCGACGTCGTCGCGGGCCTCGAGAACGGTGCCGACGACTACGTCGTGAAGCCGTTCAACCCCAAGGAACTCGTCGCCCGGATCCGGACCCGCCTGCGGCCGACCGCGACCGACGCGACGGTCCTGCACGTCGGCGACCTGGTCGTCGACGTCCCCGGACACGAGGTCCGCCGGGGCGACGCGGCCATCGCCCTCACGCCCCTCGAGTTCGACCTGCTCCGCGCGCTCGCCGAGAAGCCCAGCCAGGTGTTCACCCGCGAGATGCTGCTCGAGCAGGTCTGGGGCTACCACTACAAGGCGGACACCCGCCTGGTGAACGTGCACGTGCAGCGGCTCCGCGCCAAGATCGAGCACGACCCGGACAACCCGCGCATCGTGACCACCGTCCGCGGGGTCGGGTACCGGGCCGGCGCGCAGAGCTGACCGACGTGCCGTCGTCGTCGGCCCCGGCGCCGTTCCGCCGGGCGCGCCGGCGGGTCCGCACCTGGCTCCGCCGGATCTGGCGCGGGATCGCGTACCTCTGGCGGCGGTCGCTCATGGTCCGCTCGGCCGCGATCACCGTCGCGACCACCGGGCTCGCCGTCGCCGTGATCGGCACCGCGGTGATGGTGAGCATCTCGAACAACGTCTACGCACAGCGCCGCGACCAGATCGAGGCCGAGTCGGCGCGGGCGACGATCGTGGCGCAGAACATCTTCGACGCGGCCACCGCGGCCGAGGACAACAACCAGACCGAACTCGAGTCGCTGCAGAGCGAGGCGCAGAACGCGATCCTCTCGAACACGACCAGTCCGGGCGGGACGAGCATCGCGATCGAGCGGACGCCGGGGGCCCGGACGCCGCAGATCCTGCAGAACGTCGCGAGCACCGGGTTCCCCGACTCGGTCATCACCGACGAGCTGCGGAAGCGGGTCGCCGCCGACACCGGAGAGTTGAGCCTGCAACCCGTGCGGCTCGACGGTCCGGGCGGCCGGGGCCCGGGGCTCGCCGTCGGGTCGACCCTGCAGATCCCGAGCGCCGGACAGTACGAGCTGTACATCGTGTACGACCTGTCCGATGCGCAGCAGACGCTCGACTTCGTGTCCCAGACGCTCTCGATCGGCGGTGTCGCGCTCATCGTGCTCATCGCCCTCGTCACCTCGCTCGTCGTCCGCCTGGTCGTCGTCCCGATCCGCGGGGCTGCCGAGACCAGCCGCAAGATCGCCGCCGGTCGCCTGGACGAACGCATCCCGGTCCGGGGCGAGGACGACATCGCCACCCTGGCCCGGAGCTTCAACGACATGGCCGACGCGGTCAGCCGACAGATCACCCAGCTGGCGGAGCTCTCCCGCGTCCAGCAGCGGTTCGTGTCCGACGTCTCGCACGAGCTCCGTACCCCGCTCACCACGATCCGCCTGGCCGGCGACCTGCTCTTCGACGCCCGCCACGCCTTCGAGCCGTCCGTCGCGCGGTCCGCGGAACTGCTGCACGCCCAGGTCGACCGGTTCGAACTGCTGCTCGCCGACCTGCTCGAGATCTCCCGCTACGACGCCCAGGCCGTCGAACTCGAGACGGAGCCCGTCGTCCCGGCCGCGCTCGCCGCCGACATCGTCGAGGAGTTCCGCCCACTCGCCGAACGCGCCGAGATCGAGCTGCGCCTGGCGACCCCGGGCGGGCACACCACCATGCTGCTCGACGCCCGCCGGATCCGCCGCGTGCTCCGGAACCTCGTCGGCAACGCCATCGAGCACGGCGACGGCCGACCGGTCGACGTGGTGGTCGACAGCGACTCCCGGTCCGTCGCCATCGCGGTGCGCGACCGCGGGGTCGGGATGCCGGCCGAGGACACCGCCCGCGTGTTCGACCGCTTCTGGCGTGCCGACCCGAGCCGCAAGCGCACCATCGGCGGCACCGGACTCGGGCTCGCCATCAGCCTCGGTGACGCCCAGCTGCACGGCGGCCGCATCGACGTCTGGTCCCGCCCCGGTGAGGGGTCCGCGTTCGTGCTGACCCTGCCCCGCCGGAGCAGTGAGGCCCCGCCGACCTCCGCGATCCCGCTGCCCGCACTCGACGAGTCCTACGAGGGACCGACCGGAACGGAGGAGCCGGCATGACCCGGACCGACCGACGGACCCGCACCGACCGACGGACCCGCACCACGCGCCTCCGGCTCGTGCTCACCGCGGTGCTCGCCGCCGCGACCCTGCTCGGCGCCACCGCCTGTGCCGCGATCCCGACCGGCGGCCCGGTCCGCTCCGGGCAGTCGATCACCGACGAGTCGCCGACCGGCGGCGTGGACTACCGCCCCACCGGACCCGAGGACGGGGCGAACCAGACCGACCTGCTCACGCAGTTCATCGACGCCGCCACGGGTGCCCAGAACGACTACGCGGTCGCGCGGGAGTTCCTCAGCAGCGGGTTCTCGCAGAAGTGGAACCCGCGCCAGGGCGTCACCATCCGGCAGGGCGACGGCGACGTCGAACGGGTCGGCGACAAGGAGCTCACCTACACGCTGACGGCGAGCGCCTCGGTCGACGCCGACGGCGAGTACACCCAGGCCGTCCGGCCGACGTCCTCGACGCTGACGTTCCAGTTCGTCCGCGAGGACGGCCAGTGGCGCATCGCCTACGCCCCGGACGGCATCATCCTGTCGCCGGTCAACTTCACCTCCGTGTTCCAGCCGCACGCCCTGTACTTCTACGACCCCACCTACCGGTTCCTCGTCCCCGACGAACGCTGGTTCCTGGCCCGCTCCTCGACGAGCACCCGCATCGTCAGCGCCCTGCTCGCCGGACCCGCCGAGTGGCTCGAGGGCTCCGTCGTGTCCTCGTTCCCCGAGGGCACGCAGCTCTCGCTGAACGCCGTCACCATCGAGAGTGGCAGCGCACAGGTCGACCTGTCGAGCGAGGCACTGCGGGCGAACACGGTCGAGAAGGTCCGGATGCGCGAACAGCTCACCGAGTCGCTCTCCTCCGTCGCCACGATCTCCTCGGTCGACCTCACCGTCGAGGGCGTCCCCGTCCCGTTGCCCGACTCCAGCGGCACGAGCGCGCAGCGGAACCCCGACGTCGACGCCCGCCCGCTCGTCGTGCAGGACCGTGTCGCCGGGTACGCCACGGCGACCACCGGGGACGTGACCGCGCTCGGCGGCGGACTCAGCGACCGGATCGCCGGACTCGGTCCGGACTCGCTCGCCCTGTCGGCCTCCGGCACGGTCGCCGCCGTGGGCAACGACGACGGGGTGTTCGTGGTCCGGTCCGGCAAGGCGCCGCTGCGGATCGACACCCGCGAGGACCTGGTCGCCCCGAGCATCGACGACCAGGGCTTCGTCTGGGTCGCCCAGCAGTCCGACACTCGGTCGATCACCGCGTACGGGCTCGGCGGCGACCCGCACGTCGTCACTTCGACCCTCCCGGCCGGCAGACTCGTGTCCTTCCAGGTGTCCCGCGACTCCACCCGTGCGCTCGCGCTCCTCGACACCGACGACGGGGCCGCGCTCTACGTCGTCGCGATCACCCGCGGGTCCGACCGGGCACCGACCTCGCTCGGCCCGCCCGTCCGGGTGCAGGCCGCCGAGGGCGACCCCGTCGGCGCCGCCTGGATCGACGAGCTCGACATCGCCTCGGTCGGGCGCACCACGGCCGGCTCGAGCGTCGTCCGCACCACCGTCGGCGGACAGTGGGACGCCCTCGCCAAGCCGGACGGCCGGGCGACCGCGATCACCGGGGGGAGCGGCGGCGCACTGCTGCTCCGGATGTCGGACGGGTCGGTGCTGCAGTCGACCGGCGGCGCGTGGGACACCACCGGAGTCGAGGCGTCGGTGCTCGGCGTCCAGCGCTGAGCGCCGTCTCGTCCTCCACACCCGCCCCGGACGGGAGGCCCGTCCACAGTCCGACACCGCGGCCCACCCCCGGTGGTCCCCGCCGGGCACCATCGGGGCATGCCTTCGCTCCAGACACACCCGGTCGTCCTCCCGCCACCGTCCACGACGTCCGGCGCTCCCGATCGCCCCTGGGCTGACGCCGCTGCCGCCGTCCTGGCACTCGTCCTGCCCGTCGTCTGCGTCGGCTGCGGCGTGCCGGACCGCGCGCTCTGCCGTGCCTGCCGGTCCTCGCTCGACGCGCTGCCCGGACGGACGCGGCTCGTCGCCGGGGTCCGGCTCGACGCCGCCCACGAGTACGACGGCCTCGTCCGGACCCTGGTGCTCGAGTGGAAGCTGCGCGGACGCGTGGACGTGGTGCGCGGGCTCACCCGGCGCACCGCGGACCTCGTCCGGACGGCGCTCGCCGAGTCCCCGGCTGGCACGGTGGTCCTTCGGGTCCCGCCCTCGCCCCGCGGGCACCGGCGGCGCGGGTTCGACCCGGTCGTGACGGTCCTGCGTCGTGCCGGCGTCCGGCGTTCGCGGGCCCTGCGTCGGGTCCCCCTGCCCGGCGACGACCGAGCCGACGCCGATGGCGGGCGGGTCGGTGCCGGTTCGGGCAGCGACACGCCTGCCGGTGCCGGTGCCGGTGCCGTTGTCGGGCCGGGTGGTGCCGGGCCGGGCGGACACGGGTACGCCGGTGGCGGGCAGAAGGAGCGGAACGCGATCGAGCGCGTGGCGGCGACGGTCGGCACCCTCGTCGCCGACGACGTGGCCGACCGCGACGTCGTGCTCGTCGACGACGTCGTCACCACCGGCGTGACGATGGCCGAGGCCATCCGGGCCGTCCGCGCCGCCGGCGGCCGAGTCGTCCGGTGCGTGGCCGTCGCCACGGTGGAGGTGTGAGCGTGCCCGACGAGCGCGAGCACGAGCGCGAGCGCGAGCACGAGCAGCAGCCGGACCCGGACGTCGCCTGGGCATCCGGTGGAGGTCTCCGGCACGCGGGCCCGCACCGGCACGGGGCGAGCCCGCAGGGTCTAGCCTCGCGGCAAGGCGTTGGTGTTCGCCGGACGCAGGCGAACCGCCGAGTGTGGATGGGAGCCGCCATGGACGTGACGATCACGGGCCGCAACGTCGGGGTCACCGACCGATTCCGGGCCTACGTGGAGCAGAAGTCCGAGAAGATCGACGTGCTCGCCGACCGGGCCCTCGCGTTCGAGGTGCGGGTGAGCCGGCATCACGAGAAGAGCAGCGGAGCGCAGGGCGAGGACCGCGTCGAACTGACCCTCATCGGTCCGGGGCCGCTGGTCCGGGCCGAGTCCGCCGCGTCGGACAAGTACGCCGCCTTCGACCTGGCGTTCGCGCGCATCGCCGAGCGCCTGCGCCGGGCACGTGACCGCAAGAAGGTGCACCGCGGACGTCACCGTCCGACCTCCGTGGCCGAGGCCGCCGGAGCCGCGTTCGAGGGCATGGGCGTCGAGCCCGCCGACGGCAAGCTCATCGAGACGGTCGCCACCGGTGCCGTGCCCGTGGTCGACGTCGACCAGGAAGCCGCTCACGAGGAAGAGGACGCCGCGTACTCGCCGGTCGTCATCCGCCAGAAGGTCTTCGAGGCCGCACCGATGACGGTCGACGACGCGCTGTACCACATGGAGCTCGTCGGCCACGACTTCTACCTGTTCGTCGACTCCGAGACCCACCGCCCGAGCGTCGTGTACCGCCGCAAGGGCTGGGACTACGGCGTGATCGGCATCGACGAGAACCCGGGCGCCGACGCCCGAGGGAGCGAACACGTCCTCGTCGAGGAGACCGTGTCCGCGACCGCGTAGTCGACGCGACGCACCACCTCCGAGTGCGCACGGCCCCGTCCGGGCCGTGCGCACTCGTGTTGCTCCCAGCGCCGGACCCCGGCGGGGTTGCTAGCATGACTGGCTGATCGGGCGCGTCGACCGCGCACGACGACTTCGTAAGGAGCTCACGTGGCAAACGTGCTGGAGAAGGTCCTCCGCATCGGTGAAGGGCGGACTCTCCGTCGGTTGAAGGCGTACGCCTCGGCGATCAACGACCTCGAGGACGACTTCGCGAGCCTCACCGACGAGGAACTCCAAGAGGAGACGACGGAACTCCGCGAGCGGTACGCCAACGGCGAGACCCTCGACGACCTCCTGCCGGAGGCGTTCGCCGCCGTCCGCGAAGCGTCGAAGCGCACCCTCGGCATGCGGCACTTCGACGTGCAGCTCATGGGCGGCGCGGCACTGCACCTCGGCAACATCGCCGAGATGAAGACCGGTGAGGGCAAGACGCTCGTGGCGACGACGGCCGCGTACCTCAACGCGATCCCGTCGCGCGGCGTGCACGTCATCACGGTGAACGACTTCCTGGCGTCGTACCAGTCCGAGCTCATGGGTCGTGTGTTCCGCGCCCTCGGCATGACCACCGGCTGCATCATCGCCGGGCAGTCGCCGATCGAGCGTCGCGAGCAGTACGCCGCGGACATCACGTACGGCACGAACAACGAGTTCGGCTTCGACTACCTCCGCGACAACATGGCGTGGCAGGCGTCCGACATGGTCCAGCGCGGGCACTTCTTCGCGATCGTGGACGAGGTCGACTCGATCCTCATCGACGAGGCCCGCACGCCGCTGATCATCTCCGGGCCCTCCTCGGGCGAGGCGAACCGCTGGTTCACCGAGTTCGCGTCGATCGCCACCCGGCTCACCCCGGGCGAGGACTACGAGGTCGACGAGAAGAAGCGCACCGTCGGTGTCCTCGAGCCCGGCATCGAGAAGGTCGAGGACTACCTCGGCATCGACAACCTCTACGAGTCCGCGAACACCCCGCTGATCTCGTTCCTCAACAACTCGATCAAGGCCTCGGCCCTGTTCAAGCGCGACAAGGACTACGTCGTGATGAACGGCGAGGTGCTGATCGTCGACGAGCACACCGGCCGCATCCTGATGGGCCGTCGCTACAACGAGGGCATCCACCAGGCGATCGAGGCGAAGGAGGGTGTCGAGGTCAAGGCCGAGAACCAGACCCTCGCCACCGTCACGCTGCAGAACTACTTCCGCCTGTACCAGAAGCTCTCCGGCATGACCGGTACCGCGGAGACCGAAGCGGCCGAGTTCATGTCGACCTACAAGCTCGGCGTGGTCCCGATCCCGACGAACCGGCCGATGCAGCGCATCGACCAGACCGACCTCGTCTACAAGAACGAGCAGGCCAAGTTCGAGCAGGTCGCGAACGACATCGAAGAGCGTCACCTCAAGGGCCAGCCGGTCCTCGTCGGCACCACGAGCGTCGAGAAGTCCGAGTACCTGTCGAAGCTGCTCGCCAAGAAGGGCGTCAAGCACGAGGTCCTCAACGCCAAGAACCACGCCCGTGAAGCCGCGATCGTCGCCCAGGCCGGTCGTGCCGGTGCCGTGACGGTCGCCACGAACATGGCCGGTCGTGGTACCGACATCATGCTCGGCGGCAACGCGGAGTTCCTCGCCGTGCAGGAGATGCACGCCAAGGGCCTGTCGCCGACCGAGACCCCGGACGAGTACGAAGCCGAGTGGGACAAGGTCTTCACCGCGATGAAGGCCGTGGTGGAGCAGGAGAGCGAGAAGGTCCGCGACGCCGGCGGCCTCTACGTCCTCGGCACCGAACGTCACGAGTCCCGCCGCATCGACAACCAGCTCCGTGGTCGTTCCGGCCGTCAGGGTGACCCGGGCGAGAGCCGGTTCTACCTGTCGCTCACCGACGACCTGATGCGTCTGTTCAACTCCGGTGCTGCCGAGAGCCTGATGGGCCGCGGCAACGTCCCGGACGACCTGGCCATCGAGAACAAGCTCGTCGGCCGCGCGATCCGGTCCGCTCAGTCGCAGGTCGAAGGCCGCAACGCCGAGATCCGCAAGAACGTCCTGAAGTACGACGACGTCCTGAACCGCCAGCGCGAAGCGATCTACAGCGACCGCCGGCACATCCTCGAGGGCGACGACCTGCACGAGCGCGCGCAGTCGTTCCTGAAGAGCGTCATCGACGACGTCATCGACACCCACACCGGTGAGGGCTCCCCGGACGACTGGGACCTCGACGCCATGTGGACCGAACTCGGGACCCTGTACCCGATCTCGATCACCATCGACGAGGTCATCACCGAAGCCGGGTCGAAGGGCAAGGCCTCGCGGGAGTTCCTGGCGCGCGAGATCCTCTCCGACGCGCAGCTCGCCTACAAGAACCGCGAAGAGGCCCTCGGCGACGAGGCGATGCGTGAGCTCGAGCGTCGCGTCGTCCTCTCCGTGATCGACCGCCGCTGGCGCGACCACCTCTACGAGATGGACTACCTCAAGGACGGCATCGGCCTCCGAGCGATGGCGCAGCGTGACCCGCTGGTCGAGTACCAGCGTGAGGGCTACGCGCTGTTCCAGACGATGATGGGGCAGATCCGCGAAGAGTCGGTCGGCTTCCTCTTCAACCTCGAGGTCCAGGTGCAGTCCGACGGCGAGAGCGCGGTCATCGAGGCGAAGGGTCTCAACGAGGAAGGCGAGAACGCCGGACTCGAGTACTCCGCACCGTCGATCGACGGCGAGGTCGAGGTCCGCGACGAGGCCGGGCGCCTCGAGCAGGCCGCGACCGCCCGCGCGCAGCGCGCCCAGGCGGAGCAGGAAGAAGCCGCCGGCCCCGAGAAGGGCTCCGCCTTCGGCTCCGCGGCGACCGCGTCCGGCCAGGCCGACGCGAGCAACCGCGCCGAGCGCCGGGCGGCGGCCAAGAAGGGCTGACGCGCCACACCCCTGACGGGAGGCCCGGTACCAGCTGGTACCGGGCCTCCCGTCCGTCGTCGTGCCGTCTTTCGTCCGGCCGGCCGGCCGTCCGCTGGCGGCGACGTCGTCAGAGCACGCCGATCGCGGTGGCTCGCCACCGGCCCTTGCGCTCCTCGAGCCGGATGGCCACCGCGCGAGCGTGGCTCCGGGTGTGCACGACGACCGCGGCTTCGGCGACACCGTCGCGCGGCACGCTGACGACGACGCTGCCGACGCGGATCACCGGACGGTGGCGGCGTCGGCGAGCGGCTGAACGGGCCCGTGCCGCGAGTGCAGCGCGGTGTTGCAGGTGTCGTTGGACCTCTTCCGTGATCCAGCGCGCGATCGTCTCGACCTCGCGCGCACCGGTCAGGATCTCCGCGACGCAGAGCGCCAACGAGCGTGCCGTCTCGCCGGGGTCCGGCAGCCCCGCGGCGACCGTGCCCGGTGGTCCGTTCTCATGCTGGTCATCGTGTCCCTCGTGCTCCGCGTGGTCGTCGTGGAGGCCATCCAGCCCGGCGGCTGTGCCGTGCCCGTCCGGCTCCTCGTCGATCCGTCGTGCGTTGTCCGCCACTCCGGCCCCTTTCGTCAGGCCGAGCGTAGGGTTCGTGGAACATCACATACGGACGAAACGAGCGACCTGTGGACAGTGCGTTCTTCTCCACAGCGGGACGCGGTCGTCTCGCGGGGGCGCACCTAGACTGATCGGGTGTCGACCCTCAGTGACCTCGTCCTCGCACAAGGCCGTTCCTCCGAAGCCGACGTCGAGTGGCTGCACCTGCTCGTCGGTGACTGGCAGCTGCTCGCCGACCTGTCCTTCGCCGACATGGTGCTGTGGGTGCCGACCAAGGACGACTCGACCTTCGTGGCCGTCGCGCACGCGCGGCCGTCCTCGGCGGCGACCTTGTTCTACCGCGACATCGTCGGGCAGGAGATCCGCGAAGAGTGGCGTGACCAGGTCACCCAGAGCTTCACGGGCAGCCGTGTCGTCGACTCGGCCGAGCCGGACTGGTACGAGGACACCCCGACCCGGGTCCGCGCGATCCCCGTCCTCCGACGGCTGTCGGCGAAGAGCGCGCAGACCACCGACCGCCCGATCGCGGTCGTCACGCGGCACTCGAACCAGGACGAGTCCCGGACCCCGAGTCGCCAGGAGCTCAACTTCACGGCGAGCGCGAACGACCTGTTCGGCATGATCGCGACCGGTGACTTCCCGGACCTCGGCGCCCCGGCCGGTCCCCGTCGTGGGGCTCCGCGCGCCAGCGACGGCCTGCTCCGCCTGGACACCGACGGCGTCGTGACGTTCGCCAGCCCGAACGGCCTCAGCGCGTTCAACCGCATGGGCTTCGACGGCGAACTCGAGCGCAAGTCCCTGGCCGAGGTGACGACCGAGCTCCTCGGGGCACAGCTCGACGTCGATGAGTCCCTGCCGCTCGTCGTCACCGGGCGTGCTCCGTGGCGCGCTGACATCGAGGCGAAGGGTGTCACCGTGACGCTCCGCTCGATCCCGCTCCGCGACCACGGCGAGCGGATCGGCGCCGTCGTGCTCTGCCGTGACGTCACCGAGATGCGGCACCAGGAGCGTGAGCTCATCACGAAGGACGCGACGATCCGCGAGATCCACCACCGGGTCAAGAACAACCTGCAGACCGTCGCGTCGCTGCTCCGTA
Protein-coding sequences here:
- a CDS encoding DUF7544 domain-containing protein; its protein translation is MVDDGWQVPGANRPQQGSGPQPPATPRPQAPQYPAAPQYPAAWGPVGQPGGTPAPGFPVPPAGGPAPLPPESRPVIPLRPLGLADVLAGAFTVFRRNARVLLLWAVMLSGVLGLLSTLGSAIGQQILQNRMFSVVDGGGRGDSDSIIAGTVTLYAVLSIGLPFVSYLARGFLVAPIAVDTGQRVLGRRGTFRGLWSLLAGRRWSVIGWILLQLAAGIVVGVVFVVVVIAFVAALAAGDTSAGGYVLVILLMVLGFVVLLAFLLTRFAFTVPTIALEGRGVFSAAAQSWRLTRHAFWRTFGILLLVQFVIGFAASIASIPLTVGLSLFSGVFDPLGQTTSTSGSPSVGGVVALVVGSLLVIAVQCVTDVLSSSVVTFLAIDRRIRTEALDQRIASHLDTGQPADPFAPHAPVARPTWTPGAPWSPPQGWPQQQPQQQQWQPQQPWSPQQQWQPQQPWTPQQQWQPQQPWSPRQQPSPHQQWQPQQPWQPQQPWSPQRPQQQGWPQQQPQKPWTPGPQDGPQDPQDTRQDPPRDAPQDPPGGSR
- the mtrA gene encoding MtrAB system response regulator MtrA, translating into MTPRILVVDDDQALAEMIGIVLRSEGYEPDFSADGNDAVEAFHATKPDLVLLDVMLPGIDGIEVCRRIRAESGTPIIMLTAKGDTADVVAGLENGADDYVVKPFNPKELVARIRTRLRPTATDATVLHVGDLVVDVPGHEVRRGDAAIALTPLEFDLLRALAEKPSQVFTREMLLEQVWGYHYKADTRLVNVHVQRLRAKIEHDPDNPRIVTTVRGVGYRAGAQS
- the mtrB gene encoding MtrAB system histidine kinase MtrB, producing MPSSSAPAPFRRARRRVRTWLRRIWRGIAYLWRRSLMVRSAAITVATTGLAVAVIGTAVMVSISNNVYAQRRDQIEAESARATIVAQNIFDAATAAEDNNQTELESLQSEAQNAILSNTTSPGGTSIAIERTPGARTPQILQNVASTGFPDSVITDELRKRVAADTGELSLQPVRLDGPGGRGPGLAVGSTLQIPSAGQYELYIVYDLSDAQQTLDFVSQTLSIGGVALIVLIALVTSLVVRLVVVPIRGAAETSRKIAAGRLDERIPVRGEDDIATLARSFNDMADAVSRQITQLAELSRVQQRFVSDVSHELRTPLTTIRLAGDLLFDARHAFEPSVARSAELLHAQVDRFELLLADLLEISRYDAQAVELETEPVVPAALAADIVEEFRPLAERAEIELRLATPGGHTTMLLDARRIRRVLRNLVGNAIEHGDGRPVDVVVDSDSRSVAIAVRDRGVGMPAEDTARVFDRFWRADPSRKRTIGGTGLGLAISLGDAQLHGGRIDVWSRPGEGSAFVLTLPRRSSEAPPTSAIPLPALDESYEGPTGTEEPA
- a CDS encoding LpqB family beta-propeller domain-containing protein — translated: MTRTDRRTRTDRRTRTTRLRLVLTAVLAAATLLGATACAAIPTGGPVRSGQSITDESPTGGVDYRPTGPEDGANQTDLLTQFIDAATGAQNDYAVAREFLSSGFSQKWNPRQGVTIRQGDGDVERVGDKELTYTLTASASVDADGEYTQAVRPTSSTLTFQFVREDGQWRIAYAPDGIILSPVNFTSVFQPHALYFYDPTYRFLVPDERWFLARSSTSTRIVSALLAGPAEWLEGSVVSSFPEGTQLSLNAVTIESGSAQVDLSSEALRANTVEKVRMREQLTESLSSVATISSVDLTVEGVPVPLPDSSGTSAQRNPDVDARPLVVQDRVAGYATATTGDVTALGGGLSDRIAGLGPDSLALSASGTVAAVGNDDGVFVVRSGKAPLRIDTREDLVAPSIDDQGFVWVAQQSDTRSITAYGLGGDPHVVTSTLPAGRLVSFQVSRDSTRALALLDTDDGAALYVVAITRGSDRAPTSLGPPVRVQAAEGDPVGAAWIDELDIASVGRTTAGSSVVRTTVGGQWDALAKPDGRATAITGGSGGALLLRMSDGSVLQSTGGAWDTTGVEASVLGVQR
- a CDS encoding ComF family protein, encoding MPSLQTHPVVLPPPSTTSGAPDRPWADAAAAVLALVLPVVCVGCGVPDRALCRACRSSLDALPGRTRLVAGVRLDAAHEYDGLVRTLVLEWKLRGRVDVVRGLTRRTADLVRTALAESPAGTVVLRVPPSPRGHRRRGFDPVVTVLRRAGVRRSRALRRVPLPGDDRADADGGRVGAGSGSDTPAGAGAGAVVGPGGAGPGGHGYAGGGQKERNAIERVAATVGTLVADDVADRDVVLVDDVVTTGVTMAEAIRAVRAAGGRVVRCVAVATVEV
- the hpf gene encoding ribosome hibernation-promoting factor, HPF/YfiA family, whose amino-acid sequence is MDVTITGRNVGVTDRFRAYVEQKSEKIDVLADRALAFEVRVSRHHEKSSGAQGEDRVELTLIGPGPLVRAESAASDKYAAFDLAFARIAERLRRARDRKKVHRGRHRPTSVAEAAGAAFEGMGVEPADGKLIETVATGAVPVVDVDQEAAHEEEDAAYSPVVIRQKVFEAAPMTVDDALYHMELVGHDFYLFVDSETHRPSVVYRRKGWDYGVIGIDENPGADARGSEHVLVEETVSATA
- the secA gene encoding preprotein translocase subunit SecA, whose amino-acid sequence is MANVLEKVLRIGEGRTLRRLKAYASAINDLEDDFASLTDEELQEETTELRERYANGETLDDLLPEAFAAVREASKRTLGMRHFDVQLMGGAALHLGNIAEMKTGEGKTLVATTAAYLNAIPSRGVHVITVNDFLASYQSELMGRVFRALGMTTGCIIAGQSPIERREQYAADITYGTNNEFGFDYLRDNMAWQASDMVQRGHFFAIVDEVDSILIDEARTPLIISGPSSGEANRWFTEFASIATRLTPGEDYEVDEKKRTVGVLEPGIEKVEDYLGIDNLYESANTPLISFLNNSIKASALFKRDKDYVVMNGEVLIVDEHTGRILMGRRYNEGIHQAIEAKEGVEVKAENQTLATVTLQNYFRLYQKLSGMTGTAETEAAEFMSTYKLGVVPIPTNRPMQRIDQTDLVYKNEQAKFEQVANDIEERHLKGQPVLVGTTSVEKSEYLSKLLAKKGVKHEVLNAKNHAREAAIVAQAGRAGAVTVATNMAGRGTDIMLGGNAEFLAVQEMHAKGLSPTETPDEYEAEWDKVFTAMKAVVEQESEKVRDAGGLYVLGTERHESRRIDNQLRGRSGRQGDPGESRFYLSLTDDLMRLFNSGAAESLMGRGNVPDDLAIENKLVGRAIRSAQSQVEGRNAEIRKNVLKYDDVLNRQREAIYSDRRHILEGDDLHERAQSFLKSVIDDVIDTHTGEGSPDDWDLDAMWTELGTLYPISITIDEVITEAGSKGKASREFLAREILSDAQLAYKNREEALGDEAMRELERRVVLSVIDRRWRDHLYEMDYLKDGIGLRAMAQRDPLVEYQREGYALFQTMMGQIREESVGFLFNLEVQVQSDGESAVIEAKGLNEEGENAGLEYSAPSIDGEVEVRDEAGRLEQAATARAQRAQAEQEEAAGPEKGSAFGSAATASGQADASNRAERRAAAKKG
- a CDS encoding Rv3235 family protein; translation: MADNARRIDEEPDGHGTAAGLDGLHDDHAEHEGHDDQHENGPPGTVAAGLPDPGETARSLALCVAEILTGAREVETIARWITEEVQRHLQHRAALAARARSAARRRRHRPVIRVGSVVVSVPRDGVAEAAVVVHTRSHARAVAIRLEERKGRWRATAIGVL